A window of the Parabacteroides merdae ATCC 43184 genome harbors these coding sequences:
- a CDS encoding RecQ family ATP-dependent DNA helicase — protein MHHPLQVLKHYWGYDGFRPGQAEVIDSILSGHDTLALMPTGGGKSITFQVPALANPGICLVISPLVALMKDQVKNLQKRGILSAFISSEMPHWEILQQLDNCILGDYKFLYISPERISSELFQEKLKTLSSKVNLLVVDEAHCISQWGNDFRRDYRLIADIRDAIPHVQVIAVTASATAAVVADICEQLHFRKGYRIFKTSFERKNLSFVVRKTDNKLKEICHILSAVPGSAVIYSRTRKGVEEYAGKLRAAGISAEYFHAGLDPVLKTERQADWVKGFTRVLVATNAFGMGIDKGDVRVVIHTEFPDSMEAYYQEAGRAGRDGKRAYAVALLGPQDITDIKRRPSNAFPTIEYIKRVYEALCNRFQIAEGDGEGVSVYLDEPEFLRDWHFDKGRLRSSLEILSLSNYLTFEPYPNSQPYLRYDQPRWMMDRFLSDDSPAAKVAVEVLRNYEGLFSTGVFVSVDMLARKTGLEAREVAKVLGYLRNVGFYYVPPRKEPRITFKMIRVPLDRLVITTASYENRLAAFKMRIEKVAEYLETHGCRQEFISEYFGMEGTRCGCCDNCLQKR, from the coding sequence ATGCACCATCCATTACAAGTTCTGAAGCACTACTGGGGCTATGACGGGTTCCGGCCGGGACAGGCAGAAGTCATAGACAGTATTCTGTCCGGGCATGATACATTGGCGCTTATGCCGACGGGAGGAGGTAAATCCATTACCTTCCAGGTGCCTGCATTGGCGAATCCGGGTATTTGCCTTGTGATCAGTCCGCTTGTTGCTTTAATGAAGGACCAGGTGAAGAACCTGCAAAAGCGAGGGATTCTGTCGGCGTTTATCAGTTCCGAAATGCCGCATTGGGAGATTTTGCAACAACTGGATAATTGTATCTTGGGAGATTATAAGTTCCTTTACATTTCTCCTGAACGTATTTCTTCCGAACTGTTTCAGGAGAAGTTGAAGACGTTGTCCAGCAAAGTGAATTTGCTGGTTGTGGATGAGGCGCACTGTATCTCTCAATGGGGAAACGATTTTCGTAGGGATTACCGTTTGATTGCGGATATCCGCGATGCCATACCGCATGTTCAGGTAATTGCCGTAACAGCTTCAGCCACGGCAGCTGTGGTTGCCGATATCTGCGAGCAGCTCCATTTTCGCAAAGGATATAGGATATTCAAGACCTCTTTCGAGCGGAAGAATCTTTCGTTTGTAGTTCGTAAGACAGACAATAAATTAAAGGAAATTTGTCATATCTTATCTGCCGTACCCGGCTCCGCGGTGATCTACAGCCGTACCCGCAAAGGAGTGGAAGAATATGCCGGAAAATTACGGGCGGCGGGCATTTCTGCTGAATATTTCCATGCTGGCCTGGACCCGGTTCTGAAGACAGAGCGGCAGGCCGATTGGGTAAAAGGATTTACGCGTGTGCTGGTTGCCACTAACGCGTTCGGAATGGGGATTGATAAAGGGGACGTGCGTGTGGTGATCCACACGGAGTTTCCTGACTCGATGGAGGCTTATTACCAAGAGGCGGGACGTGCTGGTCGTGACGGGAAACGGGCCTACGCTGTCGCTTTGTTGGGACCGCAGGACATAACGGATATAAAAAGGCGTCCTTCCAATGCTTTCCCGACAATCGAATATATCAAACGGGTTTATGAAGCTTTGTGCAACCGTTTCCAGATCGCGGAAGGTGATGGGGAAGGGGTGTCGGTCTATCTCGACGAACCGGAATTTTTGAGAGATTGGCATTTCGATAAAGGTCGTTTACGTTCTTCTCTTGAAATTTTATCTTTGTCGAACTATCTTACTTTTGAACCCTATCCTAATTCACAACCTTATCTGCGGTATGACCAACCTCGTTGGATGATGGATCGTTTCCTGAGTGACGATTCTCCGGCAGCCAAAGTCGCTGTTGAGGTTTTACGAAATTATGAAGGTCTTTTTTCTACCGGGGTTTTCGTCAGTGTCGATATGCTGGCGCGAAAAACCGGGCTGGAAGCTCGTGAGGTGGCGAAAGTCTTAGGGTATCTGCGGAATGTCGGCTTCTATTATGTCCCTCCTCGAAAAGAACCCCGGATCACTTTTAAGATGATCCGCGTCCCTTTGGACCGTCTTGTCATTACGACTGCATCTTATGAAAATCGTTTGGCTGCTTTCAAAATGCGAATTGAAAAGGTGGCGGAATATCTTGAGACTCACGGTTGCCGTCAGGAGTTTATTTCCGAATATTTCGGTATGGAAGGGACACGATGCGGATGTTGTGATAATTGCTTGCAGAAGCGGTAA
- a CDS encoding DUF4136 domain-containing protein: protein MKKILPFFLLVLLLASCQKDPDMSKLSDDFVVFTDHNKDANFESFTTFYIPDSVMVIGSSEKPEFWSATEADDIVSTLVSGMEGRGYTRASDKESADLGLQVSFVKNVNYFTNYHDNPYWWWGYPGYNWWYGYWGNWTGAWNGWYYPYPVVYSYSVGSLLVELVNLKAPLPKSADAKLPVLWTAYMTGLLSGSDKVNIELSTRAIEQAFVQSPYLKK, encoded by the coding sequence ATGAAAAAGATTCTTCCTTTTTTCTTATTGGTTCTTTTACTGGCGTCTTGCCAGAAGGATCCAGACATGTCAAAACTAAGCGATGATTTCGTAGTATTCACTGATCACAACAAGGATGCTAATTTCGAATCCTTTACAACTTTCTACATCCCTGATAGTGTAATGGTTATCGGTAGCAGTGAAAAACCGGAATTCTGGAGTGCAACAGAAGCTGACGATATCGTCTCTACTTTGGTTAGTGGCATGGAAGGCCGTGGTTACACACGTGCATCGGATAAAGAATCTGCGGATTTGGGTTTGCAGGTTTCTTTTGTGAAAAATGTAAATTACTTTACAAACTATCATGACAATCCTTACTGGTGGTGGGGGTATCCGGGATATAACTGGTGGTATGGCTACTGGGGTAACTGGACTGGCGCATGGAATGGATGGTATTATCCGTATCCTGTTGTATACAGCTATAGCGTAGGTTCTTTATTGGTTGAACTGGTCAATTTGAAAGCTCCGCTGCCAAAATCTGCAGATGCTAAACTTCCGGTTCTCTGGACTGCTTACATGACTGGCTTGCTGTCCGGTTCCGACAAGGTAAATATCGAACTTTCTACTCGTGCTATTGAGCAGGCTTTTGTACAGTCACCGTACCTGAAAAAATAA
- a CDS encoding OmpA family protein: MRNFKLLSVLLLCMAVVFTSCGTWNNTAKGTAIGVGGGAAVGAGVGALAGNTALGSIIGAAVGGTAGALIGKKMDKQKKELEATLPEETTVETINNGEALKVTFDSGILFATNSSTVSAASKSALRDLAASLNANPDTDIKIIGHTDNTGKVDYNQTLSEKRAKSVFDYLMEDQGVSSKRMTYEGKGVHEPVADNSTPEGRALNRRVEILILPNSKMVQEAQQGTLR; the protein is encoded by the coding sequence ATGAGAAATTTTAAGTTGTTATCAGTTTTACTGCTTTGTATGGCAGTCGTTTTTACGAGTTGTGGAACATGGAATAATACCGCTAAAGGTACGGCTATCGGAGTCGGCGGAGGTGCGGCTGTAGGTGCCGGAGTCGGTGCTTTGGCTGGTAATACTGCATTGGGTTCGATAATCGGTGCTGCCGTGGGCGGTACTGCAGGTGCCCTAATCGGTAAAAAGATGGACAAACAGAAGAAGGAATTGGAAGCTACGTTGCCGGAAGAAACGACTGTCGAAACCATTAATAATGGCGAGGCACTGAAGGTTACGTTTGATTCGGGTATCTTGTTCGCAACCAATTCAAGCACTGTCAGTGCCGCTTCCAAGAGTGCGTTGCGTGACTTGGCTGCCAGTTTGAATGCAAATCCGGATACGGACATAAAAATCATAGGACATACGGATAATACAGGAAAAGTTGATTATAATCAGACGTTGTCAGAAAAACGTGCAAAGAGCGTATTCGATTATCTGATGGAAGACCAAGGTGTGAGCAGTAAGCGCATGACTTATGAAGGCAAGGGAGTACATGAACCGGTTGCCGATAACAGCACTCCTGAGGGACGTGCTTTGAACCGCCGAGTAGAAATCCTTATCCTTCCCAACTCAAAAATGGTACAGGAAGCACAGCAAGGAACTTTGCGATAA
- a CDS encoding GNAT family N-acetyltransferase: MFDSVYADQLQMQITVNSSSYAVKFYESLGFSKTSEEQETDGLKYTPMHYCPLRMDGLITG; encoded by the coding sequence ATGTTTGATTCTGTCTATGCCGATCAGCTTCAAATGCAGATAACTGTCAATTCATCGTCATACGCTGTGAAGTTCTATGAAAGTTTAGGCTTTTCAAAGACTTCTGAAGAACAGGAAACAGATGGATTAAAATATACCCCGATGCACTACTGTCCACTAAGAATGGACGGCCTTATCACTGGATAA
- a CDS encoding linear amide C-N hydrolase: MAKRNKLAVFSVVALGMMFFAEQNKACTRAVYLGPDDMIVTGRTMDWKEDPQSNIYLFPRGMEKRGGITDNTVTWTSKYGSVVTAGYDIGVCDGMNEKGLVANLLFLTESSYHRPNDSRPVMGLSIWTQYVLDNFATVDEAVNELSLEIFRIDDPDLPNGAKSTLHLSISDATGNSAIFEYINGNLIIHEGRECQIMTNSPTYDKQLTLNDYWKEIGGLVMLPGTNRASDRFVRASFYIQALPQTDNFRQVVAGVFGVMRNVSIPLGISIPEQPNIASTRWRTVADQKNKVYYFESTLSPDIFWINFKDLNFKTGAPVKKLTLTGREIYAGNAAGRFQAGKSLHFLFGI; the protein is encoded by the coding sequence ATGGCAAAAAGAAATAAGTTAGCCGTCTTTTCAGTGGTAGCTTTAGGCATGATGTTTTTTGCAGAGCAAAACAAAGCTTGTACGCGTGCGGTCTATCTGGGACCGGATGATATGATCGTGACAGGGCGGACGATGGATTGGAAAGAGGATCCGCAATCGAATATTTACCTTTTCCCTCGGGGAATGGAGAAACGGGGAGGGATTACGGACAATACGGTGACGTGGACTTCCAAATATGGGAGTGTCGTGACTGCCGGATATGATATCGGAGTTTGTGACGGTATGAATGAGAAAGGCCTGGTGGCGAACTTGCTTTTCTTGACCGAATCCTCTTATCATCGTCCGAATGATAGTCGTCCGGTGATGGGATTGAGCATCTGGACACAATATGTCTTGGATAATTTTGCGACGGTGGACGAAGCTGTGAATGAATTGAGCCTGGAAATTTTCCGTATCGATGACCCTGATTTACCTAACGGAGCAAAATCGACTTTGCACCTCTCGATTTCGGATGCGACCGGGAATAGTGCCATCTTTGAATATATCAACGGCAATCTGATTATTCATGAGGGACGAGAATGCCAGATAATGACAAATTCCCCTACCTATGACAAACAGTTGACTTTGAATGATTACTGGAAAGAGATTGGCGGTCTGGTTATGCTACCCGGGACAAACCGTGCTTCTGATCGCTTTGTCCGTGCATCGTTTTATATCCAGGCATTACCGCAAACCGATAATTTCAGGCAGGTTGTTGCCGGAGTTTTTGGTGTGATGCGCAATGTTTCGATTCCTTTGGGAATCTCTATCCCCGAACAGCCCAATATTGCTTCGACTCGCTGGCGTACGGTAGCGGATCAAAAAAATAAAGTGTATTATTTCGAGTCAACGCTTAGCCCCGATATTTTTTGGATCAATTTCAAAGATTTGAATTTTAAAACCGGAGCTCCGGTGAAGAAGTTGACGCTCACGGGTAGAGAGATTTATGCGGGTAATGCCGCCGGAAGGTTTCAGGCTGGAAAGTCACTTCACTTTCTGTTTGGGATATAG
- a CDS encoding ADP-ribosylglycohydrolase family protein, which yields MIGAIAGDIIGSVYEFDNIKTTVFPLFTRKSNYTDDTIMTVAVTDWLLYGGNLVQVMHRYGREFPCPMGGYGARFGQWLCETNPQPYNSWGNGSAMRVSAVGWAFGSLEKTLQVAEETAAVSHNHPEGIKGAQAVAAAIYLARTGKSKQAIREYIETTFLYDLNFSCDEIRPDYCFNPSCQGTVPEAIVAFLESTDFETAIRLVISLGGDSDTLACITGGIAEAFYGMSEDWKIEVLRRLPEAFVEVVEEFYQKI from the coding sequence ATGATAGGAGCAATAGCCGGAGATATTATCGGTTCCGTATATGAGTTTGATAATATAAAGACAACGGTTTTTCCGTTATTTACCAGGAAAAGCAATTATACGGACGACACGATTATGACGGTCGCTGTGACTGACTGGCTATTGTATGGAGGGAATCTCGTGCAAGTTATGCATCGTTATGGCAGGGAGTTTCCGTGTCCGATGGGAGGCTATGGAGCACGTTTCGGGCAATGGCTTTGTGAAACGAATCCACAGCCTTATAACAGTTGGGGGAATGGTTCGGCTATGCGGGTTAGCGCAGTTGGGTGGGCTTTTGGTTCATTGGAAAAAACATTGCAAGTGGCTGAAGAAACGGCTGCCGTTTCCCATAACCATCCGGAAGGGATCAAAGGGGCTCAAGCTGTGGCTGCTGCCATCTATCTGGCTCGTACAGGAAAAAGCAAGCAAGCTATCCGGGAATACATTGAAACGACTTTTTTATATGATTTGAATTTTTCCTGTGACGAGATCCGGCCGGACTATTGCTTTAACCCAAGTTGTCAGGGAACTGTCCCGGAGGCGATTGTCGCTTTTTTGGAAAGTACGGATTTTGAAACTGCAATTCGTTTGGTCATTTCTCTCGGTGGCGATTCAGACACGTTGGCCTGCATTACGGGAGGGATAGCAGAAGCTTTTTATGGAATGTCTGAAGATTGGAAAATCGAAGTGTTGAGACGGTTGCCAGAGGCTTTTGTCGAAGTTGTTGAAGAATTTTATCAAAAAATATGA
- a CDS encoding GNAT family N-acetyltransferase has protein sequence MNTDFTIRIAQPADVLELKDLFQDTVLNINRRDYSKAEVEDWASCGNDISHIKEMIRTHFFIVATNQQLQVVGFASITQQGYLHSMFVHKDFQGKGIATILLNEIERYATATGIIRITSEVSLTARPFFEQRGYIVTEEQKRRANQLSLTNFWMAKNLSK, from the coding sequence ATGAATACAGATTTTACAATTAGAATTGCCCAACCTGCTGATGTCCTTGAGCTCAAAGACTTATTTCAAGATACAGTCCTCAATATAAACAGGCGTGATTATTCAAAAGCAGAAGTGGAAGATTGGGCATCGTGCGGAAACGATATCTCCCATATAAAAGAAATGATTAGAACGCATTTTTTCATTGTAGCAACTAATCAACAGTTACAGGTTGTCGGCTTTGCATCCATTACCCAACAAGGTTATTTGCATTCTATGTTTGTTCATAAAGATTTTCAAGGTAAAGGTATTGCTACGATACTTCTAAATGAAATAGAACGGTATGCAACTGCAACAGGAATCATACGGATTACATCAGAAGTAAGTTTAACAGCCCGTCCATTCTTTGAACAAAGGGGGTATATAGTAACGGAAGAACAAAAACGGAGAGCAAATCAGCTTTCTCTCACCAATTTTTGGATGGCAAAGAATCTGAGCAAATGA
- the clpB gene encoding ATP-dependent chaperone ClpB gives MNLNNFTIKSQEAVQQAVQLATQNGQQAIEAVHLLKGVIMTGESVTNFIFQKLGVNIQNLNRVLDAQISSLPKVSGGEPYLSSEANTVLQKAIGYSSKMGDQYVSLEPIILALFTEKSTASQILKDAGMTENELRQAIEELRKGNKVTSQSAEDTYDALGKYAINLNERARSGKLDPVIGRDDEIRRVLQILSRRTKNNPILIGEPGVGKTAIAEGLAHRIVRGDVPENLKSKQIFSLDMGALVAGAKYKGEFEERLKAVVGEVTKSDGEIILFIDEIHTLVGAGKGEGAMDAANILKPALARGELRSIGATTLDEYQKYFEKDKALERRFQIVMVDEPNELDAISILRGLKEKYENHHKVRIKDDAIIAAVQLSTRYITDRFLPDKAIDLMDEAAARLRLQIDSVPESLDEVSRRIKQLEIEREAIKRENDKGKLEQLNKEIADLKDEETKQKAQWQSEKEQINKIQQNKIDIENLKFEADKAEREGDYGKVAEIRYGKIKQKEEEIREVQEKLKTMQGASAMIKEEVDSEDIADVVSRWTGIPVSKMMQSEKEKLLHLESELHTRVIGQEEAISAIADAVRRSRAGLQDPKRPIGSFIFLGTTGVGKTELAKALAEYLFDDENMMTRIDMSEYQEKFSATRLIGAPPGYVGYDEGGQLTEAIRRKPYSVVLFDEIEKAHPDVFNILLQVLDDGRLTDNKGRVVNFKNTIIIMTSNMGSSLIRENFEKMTPETHDKVVDETKVQVLELLKKTIRPEFLNRIDDIIMFTPLNEEEIRKIVIVQLNSVKKMLAQNGIALEFTDAALTFISDKGFDPQFGARPVKRVIQKYVLNELSKELLGGKINKDRPITIDSNGAGLVFKN, from the coding sequence ATGAATTTAAACAATTTTACAATTAAATCACAGGAGGCAGTTCAGCAGGCCGTGCAACTTGCTACCCAGAATGGGCAGCAGGCGATCGAAGCCGTACATTTGCTGAAAGGTGTCATTATGACGGGTGAAAGTGTGACCAATTTCATCTTCCAGAAACTGGGTGTCAATATCCAGAATCTGAATCGTGTATTGGATGCGCAGATCAGTTCGCTACCGAAGGTATCAGGCGGAGAACCTTACCTGTCAAGTGAAGCAAATACTGTTTTGCAGAAAGCAATCGGCTATTCATCCAAAATGGGAGACCAGTATGTGTCTTTGGAGCCGATTATTTTGGCCTTGTTCACGGAAAAGAGCACTGCTTCTCAAATTCTGAAAGATGCCGGTATGACGGAGAATGAATTACGCCAAGCGATTGAAGAATTGCGGAAAGGGAATAAAGTAACCAGCCAGTCGGCCGAAGACACATATGATGCACTGGGGAAATATGCGATCAATCTGAACGAACGTGCCCGTAGCGGCAAGTTGGATCCGGTGATCGGTCGTGACGACGAAATTCGCCGTGTACTTCAGATCCTGAGTCGTCGTACGAAAAACAACCCGATTTTGATTGGTGAACCGGGTGTTGGTAAGACGGCGATTGCCGAGGGGCTTGCTCATCGTATCGTCCGGGGTGACGTACCGGAAAATTTGAAATCGAAACAGATTTTCTCTTTGGATATGGGAGCTTTGGTTGCCGGGGCCAAATATAAGGGCGAATTTGAAGAACGTTTGAAAGCTGTAGTGGGTGAAGTGACTAAATCGGATGGGGAAATCATTCTTTTTATCGATGAGATCCATACATTGGTCGGTGCCGGTAAGGGTGAAGGTGCGATGGATGCCGCCAATATCCTGAAACCTGCTTTGGCTCGTGGTGAATTGCGCTCGATCGGTGCGACGACGTTGGATGAATATCAGAAGTATTTTGAGAAAGATAAGGCGCTCGAACGTCGTTTCCAGATTGTTATGGTGGACGAACCGAACGAATTGGATGCCATTTCCATCCTGCGTGGTTTGAAGGAAAAATATGAAAACCACCATAAGGTCCGTATCAAAGATGATGCCATCATTGCTGCCGTCCAGTTGTCTACACGATACATCACTGACCGGTTCTTGCCCGATAAGGCGATCGACCTGATGGATGAGGCAGCAGCCCGTTTGCGTTTGCAGATCGACTCTGTGCCGGAATCTCTCGACGAGGTTTCCCGCCGTATCAAGCAACTGGAAATCGAGCGTGAAGCGATCAAGCGTGAAAATGATAAAGGAAAGCTGGAACAGCTCAATAAGGAAATTGCCGACCTGAAGGACGAAGAAACGAAACAGAAGGCTCAGTGGCAAAGCGAAAAAGAGCAGATCAATAAGATTCAGCAGAATAAGATTGATATCGAAAACCTGAAGTTTGAAGCCGATAAGGCCGAACGTGAAGGCGACTACGGTAAAGTAGCCGAAATCCGTTACGGAAAGATCAAACAAAAGGAGGAAGAGATCAGGGAAGTCCAGGAGAAACTGAAGACGATGCAAGGTGCTTCCGCCATGATCAAGGAGGAAGTGGACAGTGAAGATATCGCCGATGTGGTATCTCGTTGGACGGGAATTCCTGTCAGCAAGATGATGCAGAGTGAAAAGGAAAAATTACTCCATCTGGAATCTGAATTGCACACGCGTGTTATCGGGCAGGAGGAGGCCATCAGTGCTATTGCTGATGCTGTGCGTCGTAGCCGTGCCGGATTACAGGACCCGAAACGACCGATCGGTTCATTTATTTTCCTCGGTACGACAGGTGTCGGTAAGACAGAGCTGGCTAAAGCGTTGGCGGAATATCTGTTCGACGACGAGAATATGATGACTCGTATCGATATGAGTGAATATCAGGAAAAGTTTAGTGCGACTCGTCTGATTGGTGCGCCTCCGGGATATGTCGGCTATGATGAAGGTGGCCAGTTGACGGAAGCGATCCGCCGTAAACCTTATTCGGTCGTCCTGTTTGATGAAATCGAAAAGGCTCATCCGGATGTATTCAATATCCTTTTGCAGGTGTTGGATGATGGACGGCTGACCGACAATAAGGGACGTGTCGTCAACTTCAAGAATACGATCATTATTATGACCAGTAACATGGGATCGTCCTTGATTCGTGAAAACTTCGAGAAGATGACTCCCGAAACACACGACAAGGTTGTCGATGAAACGAAGGTCCAGGTGTTGGAATTACTGAAGAAGACAATTCGCCCAGAGTTCCTGAACCGTATCGATGACATCATCATGTTTACTCCGCTCAACGAAGAAGAGATCCGCAAGATCGTGATTGTTCAGCTGAATAGTGTGAAGAAGATGCTGGCTCAGAATGGGATTGCGCTGGAATTTACGGATGCAGCTCTGACATTTATTTCTGACAAAGGGTTCGACCCGCAGTTTGGTGCCCGCCCTGTAAAACGTGTCATCCAGAAGTATGTCCTGAACGAACTGTCCAAAGAGTTGTTGGGCGGAAAGATCAACAAAGATCGCCCGATCACAATCGACAGCAACGGTGCCGGTTTGGTCTTCAAGAATTGA